A single Populus nigra chromosome 13, ddPopNigr1.1, whole genome shotgun sequence DNA region contains:
- the LOC133670676 gene encoding NAC domain-containing protein 83-like, which translates to MVRPNSVENGGFKLPIGYRFHPTDEELVVHYLKRKVLGLPMPASVIPEFDVFQNDPSSLPGNLKEKRYFFSQKKWNDFGTKCKRTAGSGPSGYWKPIGKGKQIIASDSNKSVGTRKTLVFKERKHSIKTRSQWVMHGYCLAGSLTGPKTTQMEEVGDWVAYSVFQRKRKPRKNVVISNPSNINETRNVEIISPSFIDFMMEQSSDGVGPPSPCSSGVTEVSSNDVDQEEISSSSISLFSYPCNRKRT; encoded by the exons ATGGTGAGGCCAAACTCTGTTGAGAATGGAGGGTTCAAATTGCCTATTGGATACAGGTTTCATCCAACGGATGAAGAGCTTGTTGTTCATTACTTGAAACGAAAGGTCCTTGGTCTTCCAATGCCAGCTTCAGTCATTCCTGAGTTTGATGTTTTCCAAAATGATCCTTCGAGCTTGCCAG GTAATTTGAAGGAAAAGAGGTACTTCTTTAGCCAAAAGAAGTGGAATGACTTTGGAACAAAATGCAAGAGAACTGCAGGCTCTGGACCTTCTGGTTACTGGAAACCTATTGGCAAAGGCAAGCAAATCATAGCTTCTGACAGCAACAAATCAGTTGGAACAAGGAAAACCCTGGttttcaaagaaagaaagcattcTATCAAGACTAGAAGTCAATGGGTTATGCATGGATATTGCCTTGCAGGCTCGCTAACAGGCCCCAAAACGACCCAg ATGGAGGAGGTGGGAGATTGGGTTGCCTACAGTGTATTTCAAAGGAAGAGGAAACCTAGAAAAAACGTGGTCATTTCCAATCCTTCAAACATTAACGAGACTAGAAATGTTGAGATCATTAGTCCTAGTTTTATCGATTTTATGATGGAACAAAGCTCTGATGGAGTTGGTCCTCCTTCACCATGTTCAAGTGGAGTCACTGAGGTCTCTTCTAACGACGTAGATCAGGAAGAAATCAGCTCCTCCTCCATTAGCCTTTTTTCTTATCCTTGCAATAGGAAGAGGACTTAG